Proteins found in one Leptolyngbya sp. CCY15150 genomic segment:
- a CDS encoding MlaE family lipid ABC transporter permease subunit, whose product MSGQQSTSSLSRWFQRLIAAALLGGQVVIHLARGRIHRRNTLDQMAMVGPESLLIALLTASFVGMVFTIQVAREFIAFGATTAVGGVLALALVRELAPVLTAVILAGRVGSAFAAEIGTMRVTEQIDALQMLKTDPIDYLVIPRVIACCAMLPILTLLSFLTGLGGGMLISEGLYDISRTVFIDSAQSFLSVWDLVSASIKAGVFGLLIAIIGSSWGLTTTGGAKGVGQSTTTAVVTMLLAIFVFNFFLSWLMFQGPGSASLAT is encoded by the coding sequence TTGAGCGGACAACAGAGCACGTCTAGTCTGAGTCGCTGGTTTCAGCGCCTGATTGCGGCAGCCCTCCTCGGCGGTCAAGTCGTCATCCATCTAGCCCGTGGACGCATTCATCGGCGCAATACCCTCGATCAAATGGCCATGGTGGGGCCAGAGTCGCTGTTGATTGCACTGCTCACCGCCAGCTTTGTGGGCATGGTCTTTACGATCCAAGTTGCCCGAGAATTTATTGCCTTTGGAGCCACAACGGCCGTCGGAGGCGTGTTGGCCCTGGCTTTAGTACGAGAACTAGCGCCGGTGTTGACCGCTGTGATTTTAGCTGGACGGGTTGGATCTGCCTTTGCTGCAGAAATTGGCACCATGCGCGTGACCGAGCAAATTGATGCCCTGCAAATGCTCAAGACTGACCCGATCGACTACCTGGTGATTCCTCGGGTGATTGCCTGCTGCGCCATGCTGCCGATTCTAACGCTGCTGTCGTTTTTGACCGGGCTCGGCGGTGGGATGTTGATCTCGGAAGGGCTCTATGACATTTCCCGCACGGTGTTTATCGACTCGGCCCAAAGCTTTCTCTCCGTCTGGGATCTGGTCAGTGCTTCCATCAAGGCTGGGGTCTTTGGGCTACTGATTGCCATCATTGGCTCTAGCTGGGGCTTAACCACCACTGGAGGAGCCAAAGGCGTAGGGCAATCTACGACCACGGCCGTTGTGACCATGCTGCTGGCGATCTTTGTGTTTAACTTTTTTCTCTCTTGGCTGATGTTCCAAGGACCAGGCAGTGCTTCCCTGGCAACCTAA
- a CDS encoding pitrilysin family protein encodes MVVLVLGFGRSPALADTPRHYTELEFAPLPEIQVPNYTRVELDNGIKVFLIEDHELPLVSGTAIFGTGDRLEPGDQVGLASLTGEVMRSGGTLIHPADELNQILEQDAAFIETGIGGASGSASFDTLTKDADQVLQLFAEVIRQPAFPQEKIDLAKSQREGGIARRNDDPDSILGREFSKLIYGEDSPYARTLEYSTLDNIAREDMVAFYDRYIQPNNMMLGIVGDFETREMRSLIEETFGDWQATQPVPTPELPPVEQVQTGGLFVVDQPQLTQSNIRIGHLGGLLNDPNYASLSVMNEVMNGLGGRLVNEVRSRQGLAYVVYAFWSARYDYPGIFVAGGQTRSEATVPFIESVKAEIETLRTSSITEDELSRAQDSVLNSFVFSFERPSQILSRVMNYEYYGYPEDFIFQYQQAIADTTTEDVLNAARTYLDPSKLVTLVVGNVAEIDPPLSDLGMEITPIDVTIPPRG; translated from the coding sequence ATGGTGGTGCTGGTGCTAGGCTTTGGGCGATCGCCCGCCTTGGCTGATACACCCCGGCATTACACCGAACTAGAGTTTGCACCTCTCCCAGAAATCCAGGTGCCCAACTATACGCGGGTGGAGCTTGATAATGGCATCAAGGTCTTTTTGATCGAAGACCATGAACTGCCGCTGGTGAGCGGTACAGCCATTTTCGGCACCGGCGATCGCTTGGAGCCAGGAGATCAGGTGGGGTTAGCAAGTCTGACCGGCGAGGTGATGCGCAGCGGCGGCACCCTCATTCATCCGGCTGATGAGCTTAACCAAATCCTTGAGCAGGATGCCGCCTTCATTGAAACGGGGATTGGCGGGGCATCGGGGTCGGCTAGCTTTGATACGCTCACCAAAGATGCTGACCAAGTGCTGCAACTGTTTGCCGAGGTGATTCGTCAGCCAGCGTTTCCCCAGGAAAAAATTGACCTGGCTAAATCCCAGCGAGAAGGGGGAATCGCGCGCCGTAATGATGATCCAGATAGCATTTTGGGCCGGGAGTTTAGCAAACTGATCTACGGCGAGGATAGCCCCTACGCCCGCACCTTGGAATACAGCACCCTCGACAATATTGCCCGCGAGGATATGGTGGCGTTTTACGATCGCTATATTCAACCCAACAACATGATGCTGGGGATTGTGGGTGATTTTGAGACCCGCGAGATGCGATCGCTGATTGAAGAGACCTTTGGCGATTGGCAAGCAACCCAGCCCGTGCCTACGCCGGAGCTGCCGCCCGTGGAGCAGGTGCAGACGGGAGGCCTATTCGTGGTCGATCAACCCCAGCTCACCCAGAGCAACATTCGCATTGGCCACCTAGGCGGTCTGTTGAACGACCCCAACTATGCCAGTCTCTCGGTGATGAACGAGGTGATGAATGGTCTGGGTGGACGGCTGGTCAACGAGGTGCGATCGCGGCAGGGCTTGGCCTATGTGGTCTATGCTTTCTGGTCAGCGCGTTATGACTATCCGGGGATCTTTGTAGCGGGTGGACAAACGCGATCGGAAGCCACGGTGCCCTTTATTGAATCGGTGAAAGCCGAAATTGAAACCCTGCGCACCAGTTCCATTACCGAAGACGAGTTAAGCAGGGCCCAAGACTCGGTGCTCAATTCCTTTGTCTTCAGCTTTGAGCGCCCCAGCCAAATCCTCTCGCGGGTGATGAATTACGAATACTATGGCTATCCGGAAGACTTTATCTTCCAGTACCAGCAAGCGATCGCTGATACCACCACGGAGGATGTCCTCAACGCTGCCCGCACCTACTTGGATCCCAGTAAGTTGGTGACCTTAGTCGTGGGTAATGTTGCAGAGATTGACCCGCCGCTCAGTGACCTAGGCATGGAGATCACGCCCATTGACGTGACCATTCCCCCTAGAGGCTAG
- the menD gene encoding 2-succinyl-5-enolpyruvyl-6-hydroxy-3-cyclohexene-1-carboxylic-acid synthase, translating to MLDFRTTNSLWSSVMAEVLARLGVETAVLCPGSRSTPLTVAFAQHPAIQAIPMLDERSAAFFALGRSRQTRQPTVLVCTSGTAGANFYPAVIEAQAGRVPLLIITSDRPPELRDCNAGQTIDQQKLYGSYPNWYSELAIPSTEPALLAYLRQTLIYAWERSRYPVAGPVHLNQPFRDPLAPIPQADVLALAKQWDEPQFFAAITRGTSSPTPTLAPEAIADHVATWGSCDRGVIIAGVDQPDQPRAYCRAIAYLAKTLGFPVLAEGLSPARNHADCNPYLVATYDGILRHPTRAAALAPEVVIRIGEMPTSKVLRQWLDKTQPLQWVIDGGDRNLDPTHGRTHTLRCTLHQAVQSLHLATVGPPDYLHEWLSAAASIRSLIDQHCTATERLVESKLSWLLGRSLPPQTPVVIANSMPVRDVEWFWPLNAQQHQMIFSRGTNGIDGTLSTALGACYGRQGVLITGDLACLHDTNGFLVRHHWQGHLTVIVINNNGGGIFGLLPIAQAEPALFDTFFTTPQSVNFAHLCAAYGIEHQPIKSWEQLVQSLNPLPQSGIRVLELLTDRSIDLHWRQTLWQRMRQ from the coding sequence ATGTTGGATTTTCGGACAACAAACAGCCTTTGGTCGTCTGTGATGGCGGAGGTGCTAGCTCGATTAGGCGTGGAAACAGCGGTGCTCTGTCCAGGATCACGCTCAACACCGTTGACCGTAGCCTTTGCCCAGCATCCGGCCATCCAAGCTATTCCTATGTTGGATGAGCGATCGGCGGCTTTTTTTGCCCTCGGGCGATCGCGTCAGACCCGGCAGCCTACGGTGTTGGTCTGCACGTCGGGCACGGCGGGCGCTAACTTTTATCCTGCGGTGATCGAAGCGCAGGCAGGGCGGGTGCCGCTGCTAATTATCACCAGCGATCGCCCCCCGGAACTGCGGGACTGTAATGCGGGGCAAACTATTGATCAGCAAAAACTCTACGGCTCCTACCCCAACTGGTATAGCGAACTGGCGATACCGTCCACAGAACCTGCCCTGTTGGCCTATCTGCGGCAAACCTTGATCTATGCCTGGGAGCGATCGCGCTATCCCGTGGCTGGGCCGGTGCACCTGAACCAACCTTTTCGAGATCCCCTCGCGCCTATTCCCCAAGCCGATGTTCTCGCCCTGGCCAAGCAGTGGGATGAGCCGCAGTTTTTCGCCGCTATCACCCGTGGCACCTCGTCGCCCACGCCCACCCTCGCCCCAGAGGCGATCGCCGACCATGTGGCCACCTGGGGTTCCTGCGATCGCGGCGTGATTATTGCCGGGGTCGATCAACCCGACCAGCCCCGTGCCTATTGTCGAGCGATCGCCTACCTGGCCAAAACCCTGGGCTTTCCAGTCTTGGCAGAAGGTCTATCCCCAGCCCGCAACCATGCGGACTGCAACCCCTACCTCGTGGCGACCTACGACGGCATTTTGCGCCATCCCACCCGCGCCGCCGCCCTTGCGCCCGAGGTCGTGATTCGGATTGGGGAGATGCCGACCAGTAAGGTGTTGCGTCAGTGGTTGGACAAAACCCAGCCGCTGCAATGGGTGATTGACGGGGGCGATCGCAACCTCGATCCCACCCATGGCCGCACCCATACCCTGCGCTGCACCCTCCATCAAGCCGTGCAGTCTCTCCACCTAGCCACCGTCGGCCCACCGGATTATCTCCATGAATGGCTATCTGCCGCTGCCTCGATCCGATCGCTGATTGATCAGCACTGCACCGCTACTGAGCGCTTAGTGGAAAGTAAACTATCGTGGCTTCTGGGGCGATCGCTGCCGCCCCAAACCCCCGTGGTGATTGCCAACAGTATGCCCGTGCGCGATGTGGAATGGTTTTGGCCCCTGAATGCCCAGCAGCATCAGATGATCTTTAGCCGAGGCACCAACGGCATTGACGGTACCCTCTCCACTGCCCTAGGAGCTTGCTATGGCCGCCAGGGAGTGTTGATCACCGGTGATTTGGCCTGCCTGCACGACACCAACGGCTTCCTGGTGCGGCACCATTGGCAAGGGCATTTAACGGTGATCGTGATTAACAACAACGGCGGCGGTATTTTTGGTCTCCTGCCCATTGCCCAAGCCGAGCCCGCCTTGTTCGATACGTTTTTCACCACACCCCAATCGGTGAACTTTGCCCACCTTTGCGCTGCCTATGGCATCGAACATCAGCCCATCAAGTCTTGGGAACAGTTAGTCCAATCGCTCAATCCATTACCTCAGAGCGGTATTCGCGTGCTGGAACTGCTAACCGATCGCTCCATCGATCTGCATTGGCGACAGACCCTTTGGCAGCGCATGAGGCAATAA
- a CDS encoding pentapeptide repeat-containing protein — MSSRTVICCALSRTSLILGLLAIASCASHSDQVEQLLDTNACPTCDLSGTNLQRLDLQRADLRGANLQEANLQQANLRDVLLIGSNLQQANLMRVNLDDAILVNANLQSANLQRARIRGADLRGAQFKGADLESADLSHSSIDPVALEAARLCATVMPDQTIENRDCN; from the coding sequence GTGTCGAGTCGAACTGTGATCTGTTGTGCTCTAAGCCGAACCAGTCTGATTTTAGGGCTACTGGCGATCGCCAGTTGTGCGTCCCATTCGGATCAGGTCGAGCAATTGCTCGACACGAATGCCTGCCCAACCTGTGACTTGTCGGGTACCAATTTGCAGCGCCTCGACTTACAGCGAGCTGATTTAAGAGGAGCCAACCTCCAAGAGGCCAACCTTCAGCAGGCCAATTTACGCGATGTGCTCCTGATTGGCTCTAACTTACAGCAGGCCAATCTCATGCGCGTTAATTTGGATGACGCTATTTTAGTCAACGCCAACTTACAATCCGCTAACTTACAGCGAGCCCGGATAAGGGGTGCAGATCTACGAGGTGCCCAGTTCAAGGGAGCCGATCTCGAATCAGCAGACCTCAGCCATTCCTCGATAGATCCCGTTGCGCTAGAAGCTGCAAGATTATGCGCGACGGTCATGCCCGACCAAACGATCGAAAATCGAGACTGCAATTAG
- a CDS encoding pitrilysin family protein: MRCKTPSGQDGRGRWAPWRMLAIAMGLCLSVTLWLVPQPSAIARTLSARATDIQPYLDRVDDQITEFTLDNGIRFIVMERHQAPVVSFMIHFNVGAAEEEDGKTGAAHYLEHLAFKGTSLVGTSDYEAERPLLDQLDELFDQILAARAAGDIDEETRLQAEFDAVQEEAATYVNQNEFGRIVEEAGGVGLNATTSADATRYFYSLPANKLELWMSLESERFLDPVFREFYEEKDVILEERRMRTDNSPVGKMIEAFLETSFPDYIYGRPVIGYEDDLRNMTRDDIYDFYTTHYTPRRMTVTLVGDVDPREVRQLARIYFSRYPDRPNAPDVVAELTPQTEPRDVTLYLNSEPWYLEGYHRPDLNHPDHAVYTVINGILTYGRTSRLYKSLVQDGRIALDMGAADGFPGDRFPNLVLFYGLTAPGHTVDEIKTAMNQEFDRLRTEPVTADELDRVKTQSLASLVRSLSSNQGMASLLASYQAKTGSWRNLFSELDAINQVTAEDVMRVSQAMFRPDNVTTGRILPLAEQEET, from the coding sequence ATGCGATGCAAAACCCCAAGTGGGCAAGATGGACGGGGCCGCTGGGCTCCATGGCGAATGCTAGCGATCGCCATGGGTCTTTGCTTAAGTGTCACGCTCTGGCTTGTGCCCCAGCCTAGTGCGATCGCCCGTACCTTATCTGCTCGGGCCACCGACATCCAGCCCTATCTCGATCGCGTAGACGATCAGATCACAGAATTTACCCTCGACAACGGCATTCGCTTCATTGTCATGGAGCGTCATCAAGCGCCGGTGGTCTCGTTTATGATCCATTTCAACGTTGGGGCAGCGGAGGAAGAAGATGGCAAGACCGGCGCAGCCCACTATCTAGAGCATTTGGCCTTTAAGGGAACCTCCCTTGTAGGCACCTCCGACTATGAGGCCGAACGTCCCCTGCTCGATCAATTGGATGAGCTATTTGACCAGATCTTGGCGGCGCGGGCGGCGGGTGATATCGACGAGGAGACAAGACTGCAGGCAGAATTTGATGCCGTGCAGGAAGAGGCAGCCACCTATGTCAACCAAAATGAATTTGGGCGCATTGTGGAAGAGGCCGGCGGCGTAGGCTTGAATGCCACCACATCGGCTGACGCTACCCGATATTTTTATAGCCTACCGGCCAATAAGCTAGAGCTTTGGATGTCGCTGGAATCGGAGCGGTTCCTCGACCCCGTGTTTCGCGAGTTTTATGAAGAAAAGGACGTCATTTTAGAAGAACGGCGGATGCGCACCGACAATTCCCCCGTTGGCAAAATGATTGAAGCATTTTTGGAAACCAGCTTTCCTGACTATATCTACGGTCGGCCGGTGATCGGCTATGAAGACGATCTGCGGAATATGACCCGGGATGATATCTACGACTTTTACACCACCCACTACACCCCTCGGCGCATGACCGTGACCCTGGTGGGCGATGTTGATCCTCGGGAAGTGCGGCAACTGGCGCGGATCTACTTCAGCCGCTACCCCGATCGCCCCAATGCGCCCGATGTGGTGGCCGAGTTGACACCCCAAACCGAACCTCGGGACGTCACCCTCTACCTCAACTCAGAACCTTGGTATCTAGAGGGCTACCACCGCCCTGACCTCAACCATCCCGACCATGCCGTCTACACCGTGATCAACGGTATTCTGACCTATGGACGCACGTCTCGGCTCTACAAGTCCTTAGTGCAGGATGGACGCATTGCCTTGGATATGGGCGCTGCGGATGGGTTTCCGGGCGATCGCTTCCCCAATTTGGTGCTGTTTTATGGACTCACCGCGCCGGGGCATACGGTGGATGAAATCAAAACGGCGATGAATCAAGAGTTCGATCGCCTGCGTACCGAACCGGTCACGGCAGATGAACTCGATCGCGTCAAGACCCAGTCCCTGGCCAGTCTGGTGCGCAGCCTATCCTCCAATCAAGGTATGGCTAGCCTCTTGGCCTCCTATCAAGCTAAAACAGGCAGTTGGCGCAATCTCTTTTCTGAGCTAGATGCTATTAATCAAGTCACCGCTGAAGACGTGATGCGGGTTTCTCAGGCGATGTTCCGCCCTGACAATGTCACCACAGGACGGATTCTGCCGCTAGCAGAGCAGGAAGAAACCTAG
- a CDS encoding M48 family metallopeptidase — protein sequence MMNFLPTLYRQLRRRWFYGLMSVVMALGLVLGTPQPGQALSFLELIFRGIQVIQLSNMSDSQEVQIGGQINEQLVTQQFSLYTNQSVNAYIDEIGQALVPYSDRSDIPYVFQVVDDEQVNAFATMGGYVYVTTGLIEEADNEAELASVIGHEIGHIVGRHAVKQMRERAIAAGVASAAGLDRNTAVAIGVELAINRPNSRQDEYEADELGLANLVEAGYAPSAMVSFMEKLLGGGSVPTFLSTHPNTADRIERLNGMIDTETADVGEGLDGAAYTARIAPLS from the coding sequence ATGATGAACTTCCTCCCCACGCTTTATCGTCAACTTCGCCGCCGCTGGTTTTATGGGCTGATGTCTGTAGTCATGGCGTTAGGTCTGGTTCTGGGCACACCGCAGCCAGGCCAGGCTCTGAGTTTCCTTGAATTAATTTTTCGAGGCATTCAGGTCATTCAGTTGTCCAACATGTCTGACTCCCAAGAGGTGCAGATTGGTGGACAAATCAATGAACAGTTGGTGACGCAGCAATTTTCGCTCTACACCAATCAATCGGTGAATGCCTATATTGATGAAATTGGTCAAGCCCTCGTGCCCTACAGCGATCGCTCTGACATTCCCTACGTCTTCCAAGTGGTGGATGATGAGCAGGTGAATGCTTTTGCGACCATGGGCGGCTATGTCTATGTCACTACAGGGCTGATTGAAGAAGCAGACAACGAGGCAGAATTGGCCAGCGTGATTGGCCATGAAATTGGTCATATTGTCGGTCGTCACGCGGTGAAGCAAATGCGCGAACGGGCGATCGCCGCTGGTGTAGCCTCCGCGGCAGGGCTGGATCGCAACACAGCCGTAGCGATTGGGGTTGAGCTAGCCATTAACCGACCCAACAGTCGCCAAGATGAATATGAGGCCGATGAGCTAGGGCTAGCCAATCTTGTCGAGGCTGGCTATGCTCCGTCTGCCATGGTGTCGTTTATGGAAAAACTATTGGGCGGTGGCTCCGTCCCGACGTTCCTCAGCACACACCCCAACACGGCTGACCGGATTGAACGCCTCAACGGCATGATCGATACTGAGACGGCTGATGTGGGCGAGGGGCTAGACGGTGCTGCTTATACAGCACGGATCGCGCCCCTGAGCTAG
- the menA gene encoding 2-carboxy-1,4-naphthoquinone phytyltransferase: protein MTIQTVRTVRSPHRKQLWMAAIKPPMYSVAIMPIWLGSAIAFAETQRLHLPVFLTFTCSAILILAWENLSNDVFDSETGIDQNKHHSLVNLTRNKSLIFWIGNSCLLAGVLGILAIALLQQDATVLGIVLLCCALGYSYQGPPLRLGYQGLGEPLCFCCFGPLAVSAAYYSQTQTWSWMSLVASIVLGLSTSLILFCSHFHQVEDDIAAGKRSPIVRLGTERSAQLLPWVVGSLYGLTIVFVSLQLFPLWTLLILLSIPPGWHLCRHVSCYHNHPDRVSNCKFIAIKLHFWSGLLLGIGFLL, encoded by the coding sequence ATGACGATTCAAACGGTGAGAACGGTGCGATCGCCGCATCGCAAACAACTCTGGATGGCTGCCATCAAGCCCCCCATGTATAGCGTGGCGATTATGCCCATTTGGCTGGGAAGTGCGATCGCCTTTGCCGAAACCCAGCGTCTACATCTGCCGGTATTCCTAACCTTTACCTGTTCTGCTATCCTCATCCTGGCCTGGGAAAACCTCAGCAATGATGTCTTCGACTCAGAAACTGGCATTGATCAAAATAAACATCATTCGTTAGTCAATTTAACCCGCAATAAATCCTTAATTTTCTGGATCGGCAATAGCTGTCTGCTGGCTGGCGTGTTGGGCATTTTAGCGATCGCTCTTTTGCAGCAAGATGCAACAGTCCTAGGCATTGTCTTACTCTGCTGCGCTTTGGGCTATTCCTATCAAGGGCCGCCCCTACGATTGGGCTACCAAGGCTTGGGAGAACCGCTCTGCTTTTGCTGCTTTGGCCCCCTCGCCGTATCCGCCGCCTACTATAGCCAAACCCAAACCTGGTCGTGGATGAGCCTGGTTGCGTCCATTGTCCTAGGCTTAAGCACTAGCCTAATCCTGTTCTGCTCCCACTTCCATCAAGTGGAGGATGATATCGCCGCCGGGAAGCGATCGCCCATTGTCCGTTTGGGTACCGAGCGCAGTGCCCAACTCCTGCCCTGGGTGGTGGGCAGTCTCTACGGACTGACCATAGTCTTTGTGTCGTTGCAACTGTTTCCCTTGTGGACGTTGTTGATCCTGTTGAGCATCCCCCCCGGCTGGCACCTTTGTCGCCACGTCAGCTGCTATCACAACCATCCTGACCGGGTTAGCAACTGTAAATTCATCGCCATTAAGCTGCATTTTTGGAGCGGTTTGCTGTTAGGCATCGGGTTCTTGCTATGA
- a CDS encoding isochorismate synthase, which translates to MTVTPHSRPRLHTEQDLYQCLLACQQQSSLEEPAIASLSWEIPSLDPLMVLQALAVAQQPHFYFEHRRQQMAIAAVGSAVAQCSSHPQRFQDARYFMDDCLRRCQTVHSPSLLHFFCSFTFFPQVSPGAPFPGATVFIPAWQVINQGDRTSVTANLAITPQTALRAVTRATWTTLEQVRSLASPVVSLCHRLDAMPGQVLSEETDASTSPVPFQASVQAVLGAIAQGRLQKVVLAHALDVVSPQPFSVVRSVDNLRRRYPDCYVFSTGNDQGHSFIGASPERLLSVRDRALVVDALAGSSPRGGSPQDDADLADRLRHSPKERHEHQVVVDFIAAQLQAAGLTPRYAPEPDLLRLSNIQHLHTPIHARMPNSLHPLALLANLHPTPAVAGVSRDVACQEILRHESFERSLYAAPIGWIDHQGNSEFVVGIRSAWLHGNRARLYAGAGIVAGSNPDRELAEVHLKLQALLQALV; encoded by the coding sequence ATGACCGTAACCCCCCATTCTCGTCCTCGACTGCACACAGAACAAGACCTGTATCAGTGTTTGTTGGCTTGCCAACAGCAGTCCAGTCTGGAGGAGCCTGCGATCGCTAGCCTATCGTGGGAGATCCCGTCGTTGGATCCGCTCATGGTGCTGCAAGCGTTGGCCGTGGCCCAGCAGCCCCATTTTTATTTTGAACACCGGCGGCAGCAGATGGCGATCGCGGCGGTGGGTAGTGCGGTGGCTCAATGCTCTAGCCATCCTCAACGCTTTCAGGATGCTCGATATTTTATGGATGATTGTCTGCGCCGCTGTCAGACGGTTCATTCTCCCAGTCTGCTGCACTTTTTCTGTAGCTTTACATTTTTTCCCCAGGTGAGTCCGGGGGCTCCCTTTCCGGGGGCGACGGTCTTTATTCCTGCTTGGCAGGTGATCAACCAGGGCGATCGCACCAGCGTCACGGCCAATCTTGCGATTACGCCCCAAACGGCGCTACGGGCGGTAACTCGGGCTACTTGGACGACGCTAGAACAGGTGCGATCGCTGGCCTCGCCGGTGGTGTCTCTCTGTCATCGGTTGGATGCCATGCCGGGGCAGGTGCTCTCGGAAGAGACGGATGCCTCCACGTCCCCAGTTCCCTTCCAAGCCTCGGTGCAGGCGGTGTTGGGGGCGATCGCCCAGGGACGTTTGCAAAAAGTGGTGTTGGCCCATGCCTTGGATGTGGTGTCGCCCCAGCCGTTTTCCGTGGTGCGATCGGTGGATAACCTGCGCCGCCGCTATCCCGACTGCTATGTCTTTTCCACGGGCAATGACCAAGGCCATAGCTTTATTGGGGCCAGTCCCGAGCGGTTGCTGAGTGTCCGCGATCGCGCCCTAGTGGTGGATGCCTTGGCGGGATCCTCGCCTCGGGGTGGGTCACCCCAGGACGATGCCGATCTGGCCGATCGCCTGCGCCATAGCCCTAAGGAACGCCATGAGCATCAGGTGGTGGTGGACTTCATCGCCGCTCAACTGCAGGCCGCTGGGCTTACTCCCCGCTATGCCCCTGAGCCTGACCTCTTGCGACTGTCCAACATTCAGCATTTACATACGCCTATCCATGCTCGGATGCCCAATAGCCTGCATCCCCTGGCCTTATTGGCTAATCTGCATCCCACCCCAGCGGTGGCCGGGGTGTCGCGGGATGTCGCCTGCCAGGAAATTTTGCGCCACGAATCCTTTGAGCGATCGCTCTATGCTGCGCCGATTGGCTGGATTGATCACCAGGGCAACAGTGAATTTGTGGTGGGCATTCGTTCAGCCTGGCTCCATGGCAATCGGGCGCGGCTCTATGCTGGCGCGGGCATTGTGGCTGGCTCCAACCCCGACCGGGAGTTGGCGGAAGTGCATTTGAAGCTGCAGGCATTGCTGCAGGCATTGGTTTGA
- the menB gene encoding 1,4-dihydroxy-2-naphthoyl-CoA synthase, which translates to MQIDWQTAKTYDDILYHKLDGIAKITINRPHKRNAFRPKTVFELYDAFVDAREDPSIGVVLLTGAGPHTDGKYAFCSGGDQSVRGMAGYEDEAGVPRLNVLDLQRLIRSMPKVVIALVAGYAIGGGHVLHILCDLTIAADNAIFGQTGPKVGSFDGGFGASYLARIVGQKKAREIWFLCRQYNAQQAMDMGLVNHVVPVEQLEAEGVQWAQEILQKSPIAIRCLKAALNADCDGQAGLQELAGNATMLYYMTEEGSEGKQAFLDKRSPDFRQYPWRP; encoded by the coding sequence ATGCAGATTGATTGGCAAACGGCTAAAACCTACGACGACATTCTCTATCACAAACTAGATGGCATTGCCAAAATCACCATCAACCGTCCCCATAAACGCAATGCCTTTCGCCCCAAAACGGTGTTTGAACTCTACGATGCCTTTGTCGATGCCCGCGAGGATCCAAGCATTGGAGTTGTGCTGCTTACGGGAGCTGGCCCCCACACCGATGGCAAGTATGCCTTTTGCTCCGGCGGCGATCAAAGCGTGCGGGGCATGGCGGGCTACGAAGATGAAGCGGGGGTGCCGCGTCTTAACGTGCTGGACTTACAGCGGTTAATTCGCTCCATGCCCAAGGTGGTGATTGCTCTGGTGGCTGGCTATGCCATCGGCGGTGGTCATGTGCTGCATATCCTCTGTGACCTGACGATCGCTGCTGACAACGCGATCTTTGGGCAAACGGGGCCGAAGGTGGGCAGTTTTGATGGCGGCTTTGGGGCCAGCTACCTGGCCCGGATTGTGGGACAAAAGAAGGCGCGGGAAATTTGGTTTCTCTGCCGTCAGTACAATGCTCAACAGGCTATGGACATGGGTTTGGTGAACCATGTGGTGCCGGTGGAGCAGTTGGAGGCGGAAGGGGTACAGTGGGCCCAGGAAATTTTGCAGAAAAGTCCCATTGCTATTCGCTGTCTGAAGGCGGCCTTGAATGCCGACTGCGATGGTCAAGCTGGCTTGCAGGAATTGGCGGGCAATGCCACCATGCTCTACTACATGACCGAGGAGGGCAGTGAGGGCAAGCAGGCGTTTTTGGATAAGCGATCGCCTGATTTTCGCCAATATCCCTGGCGTCCCTAG
- a CDS encoding SRPBCC family protein has translation MLGFWTKFTRRDRLMHPLVGTYRALSSASADELWQKVVNFADVSWHPILARTNVPRGLLPKPGLIFEAVTRLSPIPIRIFVERVNPRELLSIRIMAMPGVEERVTYRVESTLCGSYISYSVTLKGWLSPLVWSIIRPYAEKVVDRLVHAAEQDRLSAALPGGSRPVRSSFQDLLSLTLMVGSVSLWIGQPLWCSV, from the coding sequence ATGCTTGGGTTTTGGACAAAATTCACCCGCCGCGATCGCCTGATGCATCCCCTAGTCGGCACATACCGAGCCCTAAGCTCTGCCTCGGCAGATGAGCTATGGCAAAAGGTGGTGAATTTTGCTGATGTTTCCTGGCATCCCATTTTGGCACGCACCAACGTACCTCGGGGGCTGCTCCCGAAGCCCGGCCTAATTTTTGAGGCCGTCACTCGGCTATCGCCCATTCCCATCCGCATTTTTGTTGAACGGGTCAATCCCCGAGAGCTATTGAGCATTCGGATCATGGCCATGCCAGGGGTGGAAGAACGCGTCACCTATCGGGTGGAATCCACCCTGTGCGGCAGCTATATTTCCTACTCTGTGACCCTCAAGGGCTGGCTCTCTCCCCTGGTGTGGTCTATTATTCGTCCCTATGCAGAGAAAGTGGTTGATCGCCTTGTTCATGCCGCCGAACAAGATCGTCTATCTGCTGCTCTACCCGGTGGTTCACGCCCTGTTCGCAGTAGCTTTCAAGACTTACTCAGCCTGACGCTCATGGTCGGCAGCGTTAGCCTCTGGATAGGACAACCACTCTGGTGCAGCGTGTAA